The Enterobacter mori genomic interval ACTGCTGCACCTCGGTCGGCAGGCGCGATTCCGCCTGCTGGACTTTGTTCTGCACCTGTACCTGCGCGGTGTCCGGGTCGGTTCCCTGCTCGAAGGTGACGTTGATGCTCACCGACCCGTCCGAGCTGCTGGTGGAGGTGAAGTAGAGCAGGTTATCCAGCCCGGTGAGCTGCTGCTCGATCACCTGCGTCACGCTGTTTTCCAGCGTCTGCGCGGAGGCACCGGTGTAGGTGGCCGAAATTTTGATCGACGGCGGGGCGACGTCCGGGTACTGCGCGACCGGCAGCGTACGGATCGCCAGCATCCCGGCGAGCATGATAAGAATGGCGATAACCCAGGCAAAAACCGGGCGACGCACGAAGAAACGGGAAAACATCAGGCGTTTCCTCCAGTGGCTTTCATCTCTTCGGCTTTCACTTCCTGCCCGGCGGTCACTTTGTCGGTGCCTTCCACAATCAGCTTATCGCCCGCCTTCAGGCCGTTCAGCACCAGCCATTTGTCGCCATAGGTGTCGCCCGTCTCCAGCTTACGCTGCTCGACTTTGTTGCTGGCATTCACCACCAGCGCGGTGGCGGTGCCTTTGGCATCGCGGGTGATGCCCTGCTGAGGTGCCAGGATCGCGTCGTTCATGATGCCTTCATCCACTCTGGCGCGGACAAACATCCCCGGCAGGAGCTGATGCTGCGGGTTCGGGAAGACGGCGCGCAGCGTGACCGAGCCGGTTGATTCATCCACCGCCACTTCGGTTAACGCCAGGCGGCCTTTCTCGCTGTAGGTGCTGCCGTCTTCGAGGATTAACGACACGCTTAGCGTATCGCTATTGGTGGCGAGGGTTTGCTTGCGTAAACGCAGCAGATCGGCGCTGGAACGGGTTAAGTCGACGTACATGCTGTCCAGCCCGCGAACGGTGGCGAGCGCGGTATCCTGCTGGGCGGTCACCAGCGCGCCGGGCGTGACGGAGGAGATGCCGATGCGTCCGGCAATCGGTGCGGTCACGGTGGTCCAGTTGAGGTTAATGCGCGCGCTCTCCTGTGCGGCCTTCTTTGACTCGACGCTGGCCTTGTCCTGCGCGCAGGTGGATTTCGCGTCTTCGGCGTCCTGGCGCGACACGCCGTCATCTTTCACCAGCTGCGCATAGCGCTGGGCTTTCTGGCAGTCGGCCTGCACCAGCGCCTGCGCCTGCTTCAGCGCGGCGGCGGCTTCATCGTAGGCGGCGCGGTAGCTGGATGGGTCAATTTGATACAGCGCCTGCCCGGCCCTGACCGTATCGCCTTCGGTGAACAGCCGCTTCTGGATAATGCCGCCCACCTGCGGGCGCACTTCGGCGCTCATGGCGGCAGTGGTGCGGCCGGTTAGCTCACTGACGACGGATACAGGCTGGCTCATGAGGGTGACAATCCCCACTTCCGGAAGAGGACGTTGGGGAGCAGATGTTTGCGCATTATCGCACCCTGTCAGGAGGAGTAATGCCGCGATGGAGGTTGATATGGTTTTCATAATCTTTTTCCAGGGTGAACGATGCCTGCCCTGTTAATCGCTTAACAGGGAGGAGGGTTATTTAAAGGCACAGCGATACCGCATCTCTGGCTGAGCCAGAAATGTAAAAAAGGGGAATTACTTATTCCCGCTAATTATTCATATGTGATTACTTCGCAGAGAAAAGCATATTTAAAATATCCTGATAAAGAGGTTCTAATTGTTCTGACGGTACTTTTAATGGCGCGAGTCGACGATAAATCGTTCCTTCGATCATCACGGCGGTAATCTCCACGCAGCAGCGAATATGCTCATCGCTCAGGTGGGGGAACTGCTTTTT includes:
- a CDS encoding efflux RND transporter periplasmic adaptor subunit, producing MKTISTSIAALLLLTGCDNAQTSAPQRPLPEVGIVTLMSQPVSVVSELTGRTTAAMSAEVRPQVGGIIQKRLFTEGDTVRAGQALYQIDPSSYRAAYDEAAAALKQAQALVQADCQKAQRYAQLVKDDGVSRQDAEDAKSTCAQDKASVESKKAAQESARINLNWTTVTAPIAGRIGISSVTPGALVTAQQDTALATVRGLDSMYVDLTRSSADLLRLRKQTLATNSDTLSVSLILEDGSTYSEKGRLALTEVAVDESTGSVTLRAVFPNPQHQLLPGMFVRARVDEGIMNDAILAPQQGITRDAKGTATALVVNASNKVEQRKLETGDTYGDKWLVLNGLKAGDKLIVEGTDKVTAGQEVKAEEMKATGGNA